A DNA window from Luteitalea sp. contains the following coding sequences:
- a CDS encoding slipin family protein: EYERAVIFRLGRMVAPRGPGIIYVIPLIEKMLRIDLRTVTMDVPPQDVITRDNVSVKVSAVLYFRVIDANRAIREVERYLFATSQLAQVTLRSICGQAELDELLAEREKINTRIQTILDVQTDPWGIKVVSVEIKHIDLPQEMQRAMAKQAEAERERRAKVIHAEGEL, encoded by the coding sequence AGGAATACGAACGTGCCGTGATTTTTCGCCTCGGCCGTATGGTCGCGCCGCGTGGGCCCGGAATCATCTACGTCATTCCGCTCATCGAAAAAATGCTGCGCATCGATCTCCGGACAGTGACCATGGACGTCCCGCCGCAGGACGTCATTACGAGAGACAATGTGTCGGTAAAGGTGAGCGCCGTCCTCTACTTCAGGGTCATCGATGCCAATCGGGCTATTCGAGAGGTTGAGCGTTATCTCTTTGCCACTTCTCAACTCGCCCAGGTGACACTGCGCAGCATTTGCGGCCAGGCAGAACTGGATGAACTGCTCGCTGAGCGCGAAAAAATCAATACCCGCATCCAAACCATTCTCGATGTTCAAACCGATCCGTGGGGAATCAAGGTGGTTTCGGTGGAGATAAAACACATCGATCTTCCTCAAGAGATGCAGCGGGCCATGGCCAAACAAGCTGAAGCAGAGCGGGAGAGGCGCGCCAAAGTCATTCATGCCGAGGGCGAGCT